One window of Mediterraneibacter gnavus ATCC 29149 genomic DNA carries:
- a CDS encoding aminoglycoside phosphotransferase family protein — translation MKLEEKNLIVKRSYKEVYKCEEGIVKVFAKEHPKSDVLNEALNTARVEEAGLDIPSVKEVTQIDGKWALVIEYKDGKTMEEMMKVDPTNLEKYMNDFVDLQLSVTSKKAPLLNKMKDKFARQINGLKVLDATTRYELMTRLESMPKHDKICHGDFNPSNVIVGKNGKMTVIDWAHVTQGNASADAAMTYLLFALESQEKADLYLKIFCKKSDTAMQYVQQWLPIVAAAQLSKENALEKDFLMRWIDVMDYQ, via the coding sequence ATGAAACTGGAAGAAAAAAACTTAATCGTAAAACGTTCTTACAAAGAAGTGTACAAATGTGAAGAAGGAATTGTAAAAGTATTTGCAAAAGAGCATCCGAAGTCAGACGTACTGAATGAGGCTTTAAATACTGCCCGTGTTGAAGAAGCAGGACTGGATATCCCGAGTGTAAAAGAAGTGACACAGATCGATGGAAAATGGGCTCTGGTGATCGAGTACAAAGATGGTAAGACAATGGAAGAGATGATGAAGGTCGATCCTACAAATCTGGAGAAATATATGAATGATTTTGTGGATCTGCAGCTGAGTGTTACAAGTAAAAAGGCACCTCTTTTAAACAAGATGAAAGATAAATTTGCCCGGCAGATCAATGGATTAAAAGTCCTGGATGCGACGACAAGATATGAACTGATGACACGACTGGAAAGTATGCCGAAGCATGACAAGATCTGTCACGGAGATTTTAATCCGAGCAACGTGATCGTTGGAAAGAACGGTAAGATGACTGTGATTGACTGGGCTCATGTGACACAGGGAAATGCAAGTGCGGATGCAGCTATGACCTATCTTTTGTTTGCACTGGAAAGTCAGGAAAAAGCAGATCTGTACCTGAAGATTTTCTGTAAGAAGAGTGATACAGCAATGCAGTATGTACAGCAGTGGCTTCCGATCGTCGCAGCAGCACAGCTTTCCAAGGAAAATGCGCTTGAGAAAGATTTCCTGATGAGATGGATTGATGTTATGGATTACCAATAG
- the infA gene encoding translation initiation factor IF-1, with translation MSKADVIEIEGVVVEKLPNAMFKVELENGHIVLAHISGKLRMNFIKILPGDKVTLEMSPYDLSKGRIVWRDK, from the coding sequence ATGTCAAAAGCTGACGTAATCGAAATTGAAGGAGTCGTAGTTGAAAAGCTGCCAAACGCAATGTTTAAAGTAGAGCTGGAGAATGGTCATATCGTGCTGGCTCATATCAGTGGAAAACTGCGTATGAATTTTATTAAGATTTTACCAGGTGACAAGGTGACATTGGAGATGTCTCCATACGATCTGAGCAAAGGAAGAATTGTTTGGAGAGATAAGTAA
- the rpmJ gene encoding 50S ribosomal protein L36 has product MKVRSSVKPICEKCKIIKRKGSIRVICENPKHKQRQG; this is encoded by the coding sequence ATGAAGGTTAGATCATCAGTAAAACCAATTTGTGAAAAATGCAAAATCATTAAAAGAAAAGGAAGCATCAGAGTAATCTGTGAGAATCCTAAGCACAAACAGCGTCAGGGATAA
- a CDS encoding bL17 family ribosomal protein, which yields MAKYRKLGRTSSQRKALIRNQVTALLNNGKIVTTEAKAKEIRKEVEKLIALAVKEKDNFEEVTVKAKVAKKDDKGRRVKEVVDGKKVTVYEEVEKTIKKDMPSRLHARRQMLKVLYTATEAPKNNIKRNMKKVDLVDKLFTEIAPKYADRNGGYTRIVKIGQRKGDAAMEVLIELV from the coding sequence ATGGCAAAATATAGAAAACTCGGCAGAACATCCAGCCAGAGAAAAGCTTTGATCAGAAACCAGGTAACAGCATTACTGAACAATGGTAAAATTGTTACTACAGAAGCAAAAGCAAAAGAGATCCGTAAAGAAGTTGAAAAACTGATCGCTTTAGCTGTAAAAGAAAAAGATAACTTCGAAGAAGTAACTGTAAAAGCTAAAGTTGCTAAAAAAGACGACAAAGGCAGAAGAGTGAAAGAAGTTGTTGACGGTAAAAAAGTAACTGTTTACGAAGAAGTTGAAAAGACAATCAAAAAAGATATGCCAAGCAGACTTCACGCAAGAAGACAGATGCTGAAAGTTCTTTACACAGCAACAGAAGCTCCAAAGAACAACATCAAGAGAAATATGAAAAAAGTTGATTTAGTGGATAAATTATTCACAGAAATCGCTCCAAAATATGCAGACCGCAACGGTGGTTACACAAGAATCGTTAAGATTGGCCAGCGTAAAGGTGATGCAGCTATGGAAGTACTGATCGAGTTAGTTTAA
- a CDS encoding DNA-directed RNA polymerase subunit alpha, producing MFDFNKPNIEITEISEDKKYGKFVVEPLERGYGITLGNSLRRIMLSSLPGAAISSVKIDGVLHEFSSIPGVKEDVTEIIMNLKSLAIKNTSESDEVKTAYIEFEGEGIVTGADIQTDSDIEIMNPEQVIATLSGGKDSKLYMELTITKGRGYVSADKNKSEDMPIGVIPIDSIYTPVERVNMTVQNTRVGQVTDYDKLTLDVWTKGTLLPDEAVSLAAKVLSEHLKLFIDLSEVAQSAEVMIEKEDDEKEKVLEMSIDELELSVRSYNCLKRAGINTVEELTNKTPEDMMKVRNLGRKSLEEVLAKLKELNLELNQGEE from the coding sequence GTGTTTGATTTTAATAAGCCGAATATTGAAATTACAGAAATTTCAGAAGATAAAAAATATGGAAAATTTGTAGTGGAACCTCTGGAGAGAGGATACGGAATCACATTGGGTAACTCCCTGAGAAGAATCATGCTTTCTTCTCTTCCGGGAGCAGCCATCAGTTCTGTAAAGATTGACGGAGTTCTGCACGAATTCAGTTCCATCCCAGGTGTAAAAGAAGATGTAACAGAGATTATCATGAACTTAAAGTCCCTGGCAATCAAAAATACATCAGAATCAGACGAAGTAAAGACTGCATATATCGAGTTTGAAGGAGAAGGTATTGTAACAGGTGCTGATATCCAGACAGATTCTGATATTGAGATTATGAATCCGGAGCAGGTTATCGCTACATTGAGCGGCGGTAAAGACAGCAAATTGTATATGGAACTTACCATTACAAAAGGCAGAGGATACGTAAGCGCAGACAAGAACAAGAGTGAGGATATGCCGATTGGTGTGATTCCGATCGATTCAATCTATACACCGGTTGAACGTGTCAATATGACCGTTCAGAATACTCGTGTCGGACAGGTTACAGATTATGACAAACTGACATTAGACGTATGGACAAAGGGAACACTGCTTCCGGATGAGGCAGTCAGCCTTGCAGCAAAAGTTCTCAGTGAACATCTGAAATTATTCATTGACCTTTCTGAAGTTGCTCAGTCAGCTGAAGTCATGATTGAAAAAGAGGATGACGAGAAAGAGAAAGTTCTGGAGATGAGCATTGATGAATTAGAGCTTTCTGTACGTTCATACAACTGTCTGAAGAGAGCCGGCATCAACACAGTAGAAGAACTTACAAACAAGACACCGGAAGACATGATGAAGGTGCGTAACCTTGGACGTAAGTCTCTGGAAGAAGTGCTGGCAAAATTAAAAGAATTAAACCTTGAGTTAAATCAGGGAGAGGAATAA
- the rpsM gene encoding 30S ribosomal protein S13 produces MARIAGVDLPRDKRVEIGLTYIYGIGKTSAIRILADAGVDPDTRVRDLTQDDVKKISEVIDETQVVEGDLRREIQLNIKRLKEIGCYRGIRHRKGLPVRGQKTKTNARTCKGPKRTVANKKK; encoded by the coding sequence ATGGCTCGTATTGCAGGTGTAGACTTACCAAGAGACAAACGTGTAGAAATCGGACTTACTTATATTTACGGAATCGGAAAAACATCCGCTATCCGTATCCTTGCAGATGCAGGAGTAGATCCAGATACACGTGTTAGAGATTTGACACAGGACGACGTTAAGAAAATCAGTGAAGTGATCGATGAGACTCAGGTTGTAGAAGGTGATCTCAGAAGAGAAATCCAGTTAAACATCAAGAGACTTAAAGAAATCGGATGCTACCGTGGAATCCGTCACAGAAAAGGACTTCCGGTACGTGGTCAGAAAACAAAGACTAATGCAAGAACATGCAAAGGTCCTAAGAGAACTGTAGCAAACAAGAAAAAATAA
- a CDS encoding adenylate kinase produces MKIIMLGAPGAGKGTQAKKIAEKYDIPHISTGDIFRANIKNGTELGQKAKTYMDQGLLVPDELVVDLVVDRVNQEDCSKGYVLDGFPRTIPQAEALDKALSAMGQKMDYAINVEVPDENIVNRMSGRRACVDCGATYHIVYAPTEKEDVCDKCGGSLILRDDDKPETVLKRLGVYHEQTQPLIDYYTKAGILKEVDGTIDINDVFAAIVQILGE; encoded by the coding sequence ATGAAGATTATTATGTTGGGTGCTCCTGGAGCAGGAAAAGGAACACAGGCTAAGAAAATTGCAGAGAAATATGATATTCCTCATATTTCTACAGGTGATATTTTCAGAGCCAATATTAAAAACGGAACAGAGCTTGGACAGAAAGCAAAAACATATATGGATCAGGGACTTCTTGTACCGGATGAACTGGTAGTTGACCTCGTGGTAGACAGGGTAAATCAGGAAGACTGTTCCAAAGGATATGTGCTGGATGGTTTCCCGAGAACAATCCCACAGGCAGAGGCACTGGATAAAGCTCTGTCTGCAATGGGACAGAAGATGGATTATGCCATCAATGTAGAAGTTCCGGATGAAAATATTGTAAACAGAATGTCCGGACGCAGAGCATGTGTAGACTGCGGAGCAACATACCATATTGTATATGCACCGACAGAGAAAGAGGATGTCTGTGATAAATGCGGTGGAAGTCTGATCTTAAGAGATGATGACAAACCGGAAACAGTACTGAAACGTCTTGGAGTATATCACGAGCAGACACAGCCACTGATCGACTATTATACAAAAGCGGGAATCTTAAAAGAAGTAGATGGAACGATCGATATCAATGATGTGTTTGCAGCAATCGTTCAGATTCTGGGAGAGTAA
- the rpsK gene encoding 30S ribosomal protein S11, which produces MAKKVTKKVTKKRVKKNVERGQAHIQSSFNNTIVTLTDTQGNALSWASAGGLGFRGSRKSTPYAAQMAAETAAKAALVHGLKTVDVFVKGPGSGREAAIRALQACGIDVVSIKDVTPVPHNGCRPPKRRRV; this is translated from the coding sequence ATGGCTAAGAAAGTTACAAAAAAAGTGACAAAGAAACGTGTCAAGAAAAACGTTGAACGAGGACAAGCACATATCCAGTCATCTTTTAATAATACAATCGTAACATTAACAGATACACAGGGAAATGCACTTTCATGGGCAAGTGCAGGCGGTCTGGGATTTAGAGGTTCAAGAAAATCTACTCCATATGCAGCTCAGATGGCAGCTGAAACAGCAGCAAAGGCAGCATTAGTACATGGTCTGAAAACAGTTGATGTTTTCGTAAAGGGTCCAGGATCAGGAAGAGAAGCTGCAATCCGTGCATTACAGGCTTGCGGTATTGATGTAGTAAGTATCAAAGACGTAACACCGGTACCACACAACGGATGCCGCCCACCAAAACGCAGAAGAGTCTAA
- the rpsD gene encoding 30S ribosomal protein S4: MAVNRVPVLKRCRSLGMDPIYLGINKKSNRQLKRANRKMSEYGLQLREKQKAKFIYGVLEKPFRNYYAKAKQMEGMTGENLMILLESRLDNVMFRMGFARTRKEARQIVDHKHVLVNGKQVNIPSYLVKAGDVIEIKEKHKDCQRYKDILEVTGGNMIPDWLEVDAENLKGTVKELPSREAIDVPVDEMLIVELYSK, encoded by the coding sequence ATGGCAGTTAATAGAGTTCCAGTTCTTAAAAGATGCCGTTCATTAGGTATGGACCCAATCTATTTAGGAATCAACAAAAAATCTAACAGACAGTTAAAAAGAGCTAATAGAAAAATGAGCGAGTACGGTCTCCAGTTACGTGAGAAACAGAAAGCAAAATTCATCTATGGTGTATTAGAGAAACCTTTCAGAAACTACTATGCAAAAGCAAAACAGATGGAAGGTATGACAGGTGAAAACCTGATGATTCTTCTGGAATCCAGACTGGACAATGTAATGTTCCGTATGGGATTCGCAAGAACAAGAAAAGAAGCTAGACAGATCGTTGACCACAAACACGTTTTAGTAAACGGAAAACAGGTAAACATTCCATCTTACCTTGTAAAAGCTGGTGACGTGATTGAAATCAAAGAAAAACACAAAGACTGCCAGAGATACAAAGATATTCTGGAAGTAACAGGTGGAAACATGATTCCTGACTGGCTGGAAGTTGATGCTGAGAACCTGAAAGGTACAGTAAAAGAGCTTCCTTCAAGAGAAGCAATCGATGTTCCTGTAGATGAGATGTTAATCGTCGAATTATATTCTAAATAA
- a CDS encoding KOW domain-containing RNA-binding protein: protein MQLELGMLARSKAGHDKNCIYVIICVKDEYVYLADGQLRPVCRAKKKNLRHVQPIKKLHSTSVTDDETIRNVIRKYSKSIG from the coding sequence ATGCAGCTGGAACTGGGAATGCTTGCGCGTTCGAAAGCAGGGCATGATAAGAATTGTATATATGTCATAATTTGTGTCAAAGATGAATATGTATATCTGGCAGACGGGCAGCTTCGTCCGGTCTGCCGGGCAAAGAAGAAAAACCTGAGGCATGTGCAGCCGATCAAAAAGCTTCACAGTACTTCAGTGACCGATGATGAAACAATCAGAAATGTAATAAGAAAGTATTCCAAATCTATTGGATGA
- the adhE gene encoding bifunctional acetaldehyde-CoA/alcohol dehydrogenase, which translates to MAKKKEEMGVPAIVDSVETLEAKMKAMREAQKEFAKFSQEQVDKIFYEAAMAANKMRIPLAKMAVEETQRGVLEDKIIKNHYAAEYIYNAYKDTKTCGVIEEDTAYGIKKVAEPIGLVAAVIPTTNPTSTAIFKTLICLKTRNAIIISPHPSAKACTIEAAKVVLDAAVKAGAPEGIIGWIDVPSLELTNQVMRDSDIILATGGPGMVKAAYSSGKPALGVGPGNTPVIIDDTADIKMAVNSIIHSKTFDNGMICASEQSVTVLDSIYEEVKKEFQYRGCYFLKKGAELDKVRKTIIINGALNSKIPGKSAYEIAKMAGVDVPENTKILIGEVESVDISEEFAHEKLSPVLAMYKAKTFDEALAKAEQLVADGGYGHTSALYVHPAQTEKIEKHYAAMKTCRVLINTPAAQGGIGDLYNFKLAPSLTLGCGSWGGNSVSENVGVKHLINVKTVAERRENMLWFRTPEKVYFKKGSMPVALDELGTIMHKKKAFIVTDSFLYKNGYVKGIEEKLDAMGIQHTCFYEVAPDPTLQCAQKGADMMRSFEPDTIIALGGGSAMDAAKIMWVMYEYPDANFEDMAMDFMDIRKRVYTFPEMGKKAYFVAIPTSSGTGSEVTPFAIITDAETGVKWPLADYQLLPNMAIVDVDNMMTQPKGLTSASGIDVMTHAIEAFVSIMATDYTDGLAMKAVKMVFENLPSAYENGANDPKAREEMANASCMAGMAFANAFLGLNHSMAHKLGAFHHLPHGVANAVLLTEVMRYNASEVPTKMGTFSQYQYPHALARYAELGRFAGCTGKDDKEVFENFLAKLEVLKEQIGIKKSIKEYGIDEKYFLDTLDDMVEQAFNDQCTGANPRYPLMKEIKELYLKCYYGK; encoded by the coding sequence ATGGCGAAGAAAAAAGAAGAGATGGGAGTACCTGCAATCGTAGACAGCGTAGAAACACTGGAAGCGAAGATGAAAGCAATGCGCGAAGCTCAGAAAGAATTTGCAAAATTCTCTCAGGAGCAGGTTGATAAGATTTTCTATGAAGCAGCAATGGCAGCGAACAAAATGCGTATTCCACTCGCTAAAATGGCAGTTGAAGAGACACAGAGAGGTGTTCTTGAAGATAAAATCATTAAAAATCATTATGCAGCAGAGTACATCTATAATGCATATAAAGATACAAAAACTTGTGGGGTGATCGAAGAAGACACTGCATACGGAATCAAAAAAGTGGCAGAGCCGATTGGACTTGTTGCGGCTGTTATCCCGACAACAAACCCGACATCTACAGCAATCTTTAAAACACTGATCTGCTTGAAAACAAGAAATGCAATTATCATCAGTCCACACCCAAGTGCAAAAGCATGTACGATCGAAGCTGCAAAGGTAGTATTGGATGCAGCCGTAAAAGCCGGAGCACCGGAAGGAATCATCGGATGGATCGATGTTCCATCTCTGGAACTGACAAATCAGGTTATGAGAGATTCTGACATCATCCTGGCTACAGGTGGTCCTGGAATGGTGAAGGCTGCATATTCTTCAGGAAAACCAGCACTTGGTGTTGGACCTGGAAATACACCTGTTATCATTGATGATACAGCAGATATCAAGATGGCAGTAAACTCTATCATCCATTCTAAAACATTTGACAATGGTATGATCTGTGCTTCTGAGCAGTCAGTTACTGTTCTGGATAGCATTTATGAAGAAGTGAAGAAAGAATTCCAGTATCGTGGATGCTACTTCCTGAAAAAAGGCGCTGAGCTTGATAAGGTTCGTAAGACAATTATCATCAATGGTGCATTAAACAGCAAGATTCCTGGAAAATCTGCATATGAGATTGCAAAAATGGCAGGTGTAGATGTTCCTGAGAATACAAAAATCCTGATCGGTGAAGTAGAGTCTGTAGATATTTCAGAAGAATTTGCTCACGAAAAATTATCTCCTGTACTTGCTATGTATAAAGCAAAAACATTTGACGAAGCACTTGCAAAAGCAGAACAGCTTGTAGCAGACGGTGGATATGGACATACATCTGCTCTGTACGTTCATCCGGCACAGACAGAAAAGATTGAAAAACACTATGCAGCAATGAAGACATGCCGTGTTCTGATCAACACTCCTGCAGCTCAGGGTGGTATCGGAGATCTTTACAACTTCAAACTGGCTCCATCTCTTACACTGGGATGTGGTTCATGGGGCGGAAACTCCGTATCAGAAAACGTTGGAGTAAAACACCTGATTAACGTGAAGACAGTTGCAGAGAGGAGAGAGAACATGCTCTGGTTCAGAACACCTGAAAAAGTATACTTCAAGAAAGGCAGCATGCCGGTTGCACTGGATGAACTTGGAACAATCATGCACAAGAAAAAAGCATTCATCGTAACAGACTCATTCCTGTACAAAAACGGATATGTAAAAGGAATCGAAGAGAAACTGGATGCTATGGGAATCCAGCACACATGCTTCTATGAAGTAGCTCCGGACCCGACACTGCAGTGTGCACAGAAAGGTGCAGACATGATGCGTTCTTTCGAGCCTGATACAATTATTGCTCTTGGTGGTGGATCTGCAATGGACGCTGCTAAGATTATGTGGGTAATGTACGAATATCCGGATGCAAACTTTGAAGATATGGCTATGGACTTCATGGATATCCGTAAGAGAGTATACACATTCCCTGAGATGGGTAAAAAAGCATACTTCGTAGCAATCCCGACATCTTCAGGAACAGGTTCTGAGGTAACACCATTTGCGATCATTACAGACGCAGAGACAGGTGTAAAATGGCCGCTGGCTGATTACCAGTTACTTCCGAACATGGCAATCGTTGATGTTGACAACATGATGACACAGCCAAAAGGACTGACAAGTGCATCAGGTATCGACGTTATGACACATGCGATCGAAGCATTTGTATCTATCATGGCTACAGACTACACAGATGGTCTTGCTATGAAAGCAGTGAAGATGGTATTTGAAAACCTTCCATCTGCATATGAGAACGGAGCAAATGATCCGAAAGCACGTGAAGAGATGGCAAACGCTTCTTGTATGGCTGGTATGGCATTCGCAAATGCATTCCTTGGATTGAACCACTCTATGGCTCATAAACTGGGAGCATTCCACCATCTGCCACACGGTGTTGCAAACGCAGTACTTCTGACAGAAGTTATGAGATACAATGCATCTGAGGTTCCAACTAAGATGGGAACATTCTCTCAGTATCAGTATCCACATGCACTTGCAAGATACGCTGAGTTAGGACGTTTTGCAGGATGCACAGGAAAAGATGACAAAGAAGTATTTGAGAACTTCCTTGCAAAACTGGAAGTATTAAAAGAACAGATCGGAATCAAGAAATCCATCAAAGAGTATGGTATCGATGAGAAATACTTCCTTGACACACTGGATGACATGGTAGAGCAGGCATTCAATGACCAGTGTACAGGAGCAAACCCAAGATACCCACTGATGAAAGAGATCAAAGAACTTTACCTGAAATGCTACTATGGAAAATAA
- a CDS encoding cell wall hydrolase, translating to MKSGLKRRLQTGTALICSLAMAFSVLPVSAEESTQSLESKTSDLAGQLAGINQELVAISDQISTTEMQVEITNGEIQRTKDSLADAQAKEAQQYNDMKTRIKYMYETGSASLLEMLFSAEDMTDFLNKADFIQNISDYDRKMLTELQETKNQIAEEEKTLQAQQDSLVSLQTSLDKKQSDLEAKAAATSTDLATFQAQLAALRAQEAAELEAKRQQELQQQQQQKSDKPSSGDGNSTVTPTPPTTPDSGGDIIQGGGSDATHDELTTFAALLDCEAIHDYNSMLAVATVIMNRVESPLFPNSIHGVIYATGQFEPVWSGRLDSVLNSGPSSLALQVTQDAVNGARLSSVIDCYYFLYAGATDRPGVNVGGNLFFQSW from the coding sequence CACCCAAAGCCTCGAAAGCAAAACTTCTGATCTGGCAGGCCAGCTGGCCGGTATCAATCAGGAACTTGTCGCCATCAGCGATCAGATATCTACGACTGAGATGCAGGTTGAGATTACGAATGGCGAGATTCAAAGGACAAAAGATTCCTTAGCCGACGCACAGGCAAAAGAAGCTCAACAGTATAATGACATGAAGACACGTATTAAGTATATGTACGAGACCGGAAGCGCATCACTTCTGGAAATGCTCTTTTCTGCAGAGGATATGACTGACTTTCTGAACAAAGCAGATTTTATCCAGAACATCAGCGACTATGACCGCAAGATGCTCACTGAACTGCAGGAGACGAAAAATCAAATCGCAGAAGAGGAAAAGACTCTTCAGGCACAGCAGGATTCTCTGGTCTCACTCCAGACAAGTCTGGATAAGAAGCAGTCTGATCTCGAAGCGAAAGCCGCTGCTACTTCTACTGATCTGGCTACATTTCAGGCACAGCTTGCAGCACTTAGAGCACAGGAAGCTGCAGAACTGGAAGCAAAAAGACAGCAGGAACTTCAGCAGCAACAGCAGCAGAAATCGGACAAGCCTTCATCCGGTGACGGTAACTCAACAGTGACTCCGACACCTCCGACTACACCGGATTCCGGCGGAGATATCATTCAGGGAGGAGGCTCTGATGCAACCCATGATGAGCTCACTACCTTTGCCGCTTTATTGGACTGCGAGGCCATACATGATTATAATTCCATGCTGGCTGTAGCGACCGTGATCATGAATCGTGTGGAAAGTCCGCTTTTCCCGAATTCAATTCACGGTGTCATCTATGCAACCGGACAGTTTGAACCGGTCTGGAGCGGAAGACTTGATTCTGTTCTGAATTCCGGTCCGTCCAGCCTGGCACTTCAGGTTACCCAGGACGCAGTCAACGGAGCAAGACTTTCTTCTGTCATTGACTGCTACTACTTCCTGTATGCAGGTGCTACCGATCGTCCGGGAGTCAATGTCGGCGGGAATCTTTTCTTCCAGAGCTGGTAG
- a CDS encoding L,D-transpeptidase family protein, whose translation MGKAKKTKAVKRRKVGKDGKVKALWITGGVLAVICLIYVAISVYFMSHFFVNTKINGKNFSGKTASDVEKYLQTNIKDYKLTILENEGRQDVISGSEIGLEYRAGTETEKLLKDQNGFAWPKAFFTENSRKVSVNVSYNEESLNQRISQLSCLQTEQTPAENAKPEFDGNQYVIKPEVYGNAVDKERLTEQVKVHITEFQPQLDMVETKCYAKPKYVEDSKEVQEACDAMNKYVNASITYPMNEPVVVDKALISQWLQVDGEMKVSLNTEAMKQWFTAFGDKYDTQGTTRTFTTPAGKSATVTGGTYGWSIDEDTELVNLQNSILNGEVVTREPAYYAGGTAAAHSGQDWGNTYAEVDMSAQHMWYVQNGQVVLETDVVTGEPIPSKITPEGVYSLMWKQPNSVLVGDINPDTGEPAYRTKVKYWMQVTSSGVGFHDATWQTAFGGTLYQIPGTGSHGCINMPLDQAGALFNMIEPGTPVIFHW comes from the coding sequence ATGGGAAAAGCGAAAAAAACAAAGGCAGTAAAAAGAAGAAAAGTGGGAAAAGACGGTAAAGTAAAGGCTTTGTGGATCACAGGAGGGGTTCTTGCAGTGATCTGTTTGATCTATGTTGCAATCTCTGTGTATTTCATGAGTCACTTTTTCGTGAATACGAAAATTAACGGTAAAAACTTTTCGGGGAAGACAGCAAGTGATGTAGAAAAGTATCTCCAGACAAATATAAAAGATTATAAGCTTACAATTTTGGAAAATGAAGGAAGACAGGATGTGATCAGCGGAAGCGAGATTGGACTGGAATACAGAGCGGGGACAGAAACAGAAAAATTGTTGAAGGATCAGAATGGATTCGCCTGGCCGAAAGCTTTCTTTACGGAGAATTCCAGAAAGGTTTCAGTCAATGTGTCATATAATGAGGAATCCTTGAATCAGCGGATCTCACAGCTTTCATGTCTGCAGACAGAGCAGACACCGGCAGAGAATGCAAAGCCGGAATTTGATGGAAACCAGTATGTCATCAAACCGGAAGTGTATGGAAATGCCGTGGATAAAGAACGTCTTACAGAGCAGGTAAAAGTTCATATCACAGAGTTTCAGCCACAGTTGGATATGGTGGAAACCAAGTGCTATGCGAAACCAAAATATGTAGAGGATTCCAAGGAAGTACAGGAAGCCTGTGATGCAATGAATAAATATGTAAATGCAAGTATCACATATCCGATGAATGAACCAGTCGTAGTAGATAAAGCGCTGATCTCACAGTGGCTACAGGTAGACGGAGAAATGAAGGTTTCTCTCAATACAGAGGCGATGAAGCAGTGGTTTACTGCCTTTGGAGATAAGTATGATACACAGGGAACGACCAGAACCTTTACAACGCCGGCCGGAAAGAGCGCAACTGTGACGGGCGGGACTTATGGATGGTCGATTGATGAGGATACAGAGCTTGTGAATCTGCAGAACAGCATTTTAAACGGGGAAGTAGTCACAAGGGAGCCTGCATATTATGCGGGCGGTACTGCCGCAGCACATTCCGGGCAGGACTGGGGAAATACGTATGCAGAAGTGGATATGAGTGCACAGCATATGTGGTATGTTCAGAATGGACAGGTGGTGCTGGAGACGGATGTTGTGACAGGAGAGCCGATTCCGTCCAAGATTACACCGGAAGGAGTGTATTCCCTGATGTGGAAGCAGCCAAATTCTGTTCTGGTCGGAGATATTAATCCAGATACCGGAGAACCGGCATACAGAACAAAGGTAAAATACTGGATGCAGGTGACGTCAAGCGGAGTCGGTTTTCATGATGCGACCTGGCAGACTGCATTTGGCGGGACATTGTATCAGATTCCGGGAACAGGGTCTCATGGCTGTATCAATATGCCGTTAGATCAGGCGGGGGCGCTCTTCAATATGATCGAACCAGGGACACCGGTAATCTTCCATTGGTGA